From Halobacterium sp. R2-5, the proteins below share one genomic window:
- a CDS encoding glutamate-1-semialdehyde 2,1-aminomutase, whose protein sequence is MNRETSRDLYDRSLDVLVGGVNSSVRAAPQPYPTFVSKGDGGHVVDADGNRYVDWVMGLGPLLLGHDLPEPVQAAIQQRASEGPMYGMPTELEVEHAEFVARHVPSVEMLRFVNSGTEATTSAVRLARGYTGRDKIVVMQSGYHGAQESTLVEGDSEERGPSSAGIPAEFAEHTLPVPFNDADAATEVFEEHGDDIAAVLVEPMLANKGIVAPVDGFHETLRDLTREHDSLLIWDEVITGFRVGGLGCAQSKYGITPDVTTFGKIVGGGFPVGAIGGRTDIMEEFTPVGDVFQAGTFSGHPVTMAAGLETLQYAAENDVYEHVNSLGRTLREGLSDIVAEQAPQYTVAGTDSLFKVLFTRGGDAQSGACADGCEQDPNCDRFDACPKTGADVGRGAVDRWNRVFRPQMLDDGVLLSQNQYESQFVSYAHTEEDVERTLEAYSDAL, encoded by the coding sequence ATGAACCGCGAGACGTCACGCGACCTCTACGACCGCTCGCTCGACGTGCTCGTCGGCGGCGTGAACTCCTCGGTGCGGGCCGCCCCGCAGCCGTACCCGACGTTCGTCTCCAAAGGCGACGGCGGCCACGTCGTCGACGCCGACGGGAACCGGTACGTCGACTGGGTAATGGGCCTCGGCCCGCTGCTGCTCGGCCACGACCTCCCCGAGCCCGTCCAGGCGGCGATCCAGCAGCGCGCCAGCGAGGGCCCGATGTACGGGATGCCGACCGAACTCGAAGTCGAGCACGCGGAGTTCGTCGCGCGCCACGTCCCGAGCGTCGAGATGCTGCGGTTCGTCAACTCCGGCACCGAGGCGACCACGTCGGCGGTCCGGCTCGCTCGCGGGTACACCGGCCGCGACAAGATCGTCGTGATGCAGTCCGGCTACCACGGCGCCCAGGAGTCCACGCTCGTCGAGGGCGACAGCGAGGAGCGCGGGCCGTCCAGCGCGGGCATCCCCGCGGAGTTCGCCGAGCACACGCTCCCGGTGCCGTTCAACGACGCGGACGCCGCCACCGAAGTCTTCGAGGAACACGGCGACGACATCGCCGCCGTGCTCGTCGAGCCGATGCTCGCGAACAAGGGTATCGTCGCGCCCGTCGACGGCTTCCACGAGACGCTCCGAGACCTCACTCGCGAGCACGACTCCCTGCTCATCTGGGACGAAGTCATCACCGGCTTCCGCGTCGGCGGGCTCGGCTGCGCGCAGTCGAAGTACGGCATCACTCCCGACGTCACGACGTTCGGGAAGATCGTCGGCGGCGGCTTCCCCGTCGGCGCCATCGGCGGCCGCACGGACATCATGGAGGAGTTCACGCCCGTCGGCGACGTCTTCCAGGCCGGGACGTTCTCCGGCCACCCCGTGACGATGGCCGCGGGCCTGGAGACCCTGCAGTACGCTGCCGAAAACGACGTCTACGAGCACGTCAACTCCCTCGGCCGGACGCTCCGCGAGGGGCTCAGCGACATCGTCGCCGAACAGGCGCCCCAGTACACCGTCGCCGGCACGGACAGCCTGTTCAAGGTGCTGTTCACGCGCGGCGGCGACGCCCAGTCCGGCGCGTGCGCGGACGGCTGCGAGCAGGACCCGAACTGCGACCGCTTCGACGCCTGCCCGAAGACCGGCGCCGACGTCGGCCGCGGCGCCGTCGACCGCTGGAACCGCGTGTTCCGCCCGCAGATGCTCGACGACGGCGTCCTGCTGTCCCAGAACCAGTACGAGTCCCAGTTCGTCTCCTACGCCCACACCGAGGAGGACGTCGAGCGCACCCTCGAAGCCTACAGCGACGCCCTCTAG
- the hemC gene encoding hydroxymethylbilane synthase → MTDAIRLATRGSDLALRQAGEVKSTLEDHRHDVEVVEVETTGDRVTDALIQDLGKTGAFVRTLDERVLDGDVDAAVHSMKDVPTDVPDDLVVAAVPHRSTPADALVTPNGTSLENLPAGSVVGTASLRRGAQVRAHRPDLEVEPIRGNVDTRVEKLLAPELQDEHERRTEAEKERMEQDARQQERGDYEPGEAVEEGVENLEDDGESEQDNRQNAEFDQTVEEWFESLSALEQSALEREVETEYDAVVLAQVGLERTGLTHHVHDEKLSTGAHVPAPGQGALAVTARKGSDVADALRDALDHVRSRVETTTERVVLEEVGGGCIAPIGVYALVQGDTVRTDVQVFSRDGTEQVGETRELDVENYAKEAREFAADLRERGATDLIEEAKRE, encoded by the coding sequence ATGACCGACGCGATACGCCTCGCCACCCGCGGCTCGGACCTCGCGCTCCGACAGGCGGGCGAGGTCAAGTCGACGCTCGAAGACCACCGCCACGACGTCGAAGTCGTGGAAGTCGAGACGACCGGCGACCGCGTGACGGACGCGCTCATCCAGGACCTCGGGAAGACGGGCGCGTTCGTGCGCACGCTCGACGAGCGCGTGCTCGACGGGGACGTGGACGCGGCCGTTCACTCGATGAAGGACGTCCCGACCGACGTACCGGACGACCTCGTGGTGGCGGCGGTGCCGCACCGCTCGACGCCCGCGGACGCGCTCGTGACGCCGAACGGCACGAGCCTCGAGAACCTCCCGGCGGGCAGCGTCGTGGGGACCGCGAGCCTGCGGCGCGGCGCGCAGGTGCGAGCGCACCGCCCCGACCTCGAAGTCGAGCCGATCCGCGGGAACGTAGACACGCGCGTCGAGAAGCTGCTCGCGCCCGAACTCCAGGACGAACACGAGCGCCGCACGGAGGCCGAGAAGGAGCGCATGGAGCAAGACGCCCGCCAGCAGGAGCGCGGCGATTACGAACCCGGTGAGGCCGTCGAGGAGGGCGTCGAGAACCTCGAGGACGACGGCGAGAGCGAACAAGACAACCGCCAGAACGCGGAGTTCGACCAGACCGTCGAGGAGTGGTTCGAGTCGCTGTCGGCGCTCGAACAGTCCGCGCTCGAACGCGAGGTCGAGACGGAGTACGACGCGGTCGTGCTCGCGCAGGTCGGCCTCGAACGCACCGGGCTCACCCACCACGTCCACGACGAGAAGCTGTCGACGGGCGCGCACGTGCCGGCGCCCGGCCAGGGCGCGCTCGCGGTGACCGCACGGAAGGGCAGCGACGTCGCGGACGCGCTCCGGGACGCTCTCGACCACGTGCGCTCGCGGGTGGAGACGACGACCGAGCGCGTCGTCCTCGAAGAGGTCGGCGGCGGCTGCATCGCGCCCATCGGCGTGTACGCGCTCGTGCAGGGGGACACCGTGCGGACGGATGTCCAGGTGTTCAGCCGAGACGGCACCGAGCAGGTCGGCGAGACCCGCGAACTCGACGTGGAGAACTACGCGAAGGAGGCCCGGGAGTTCGCCGCCGACCTCCGCGAGCGCGGCGCGACCGACCTCATCGAAGAGGCCAAGCGGGAATGA
- the cobA gene encoding uroporphyrinogen-III C-methyltransferase: protein MTGTVYLVGSGPGDPELLTVKAARLLEDADVVLHDKLPGPEILSEIPDEKREDVGKRAGGERTPQSEINERMVELAREGNDVVRLKGGDPFVFGRGGEEMVYLADHDVPFEVVPGISSAVAAPAAADIPVTHRDHASSVSFVTGHEDPTKDESAVDWQALADTGGTIVVLMGVGRLPDYTRALRDAGMDPETPVALIEKGTRPSQQVATGTLDTIVEARDEVGIEPPAVTVIGGVAGVREETR from the coding sequence ATGACCGGGACCGTCTACCTCGTCGGGAGCGGCCCGGGCGACCCCGAGCTGTTGACCGTGAAGGCCGCGCGCTTGCTCGAGGACGCGGACGTAGTGCTCCACGACAAGCTCCCCGGCCCGGAGATTCTCTCCGAGATTCCCGACGAGAAGCGCGAGGACGTCGGGAAGCGCGCGGGCGGCGAGCGCACGCCCCAGTCGGAAATCAACGAGCGCATGGTCGAACTCGCCCGGGAAGGGAACGACGTCGTCCGGCTGAAGGGCGGCGACCCGTTCGTGTTCGGGCGCGGCGGCGAGGAGATGGTCTACCTCGCCGACCACGACGTGCCGTTCGAGGTCGTGCCCGGCATCTCGTCGGCGGTCGCCGCGCCCGCGGCCGCGGACATCCCGGTGACGCACCGCGACCACGCGTCGTCGGTGTCGTTCGTCACGGGCCACGAGGACCCGACGAAAGACGAGTCCGCCGTCGACTGGCAGGCGCTCGCGGACACCGGCGGCACCATCGTCGTGCTGATGGGCGTCGGCAGGCTCCCCGACTACACGCGGGCGCTCCGCGACGCCGGGATGGACCCGGAGACGCCGGTCGCCCTGATAGAGAAGGGGACGCGGCCCAGCCAGCAGGTCGCCACGGGCACCCTCGATACCATCGTCGAGGCCCGCGACGAGGTCGGCATCGAGCCGCCCGCCGTCACCGTCATCGGCGGCGTCGCGGGCGTCCGGGAGGAGACGCGATGA
- a CDS encoding uroporphyrinogen-III synthase: MTGPNVAVFRPDDDRLADATELLESLDADPVTDPMLAVEPTGEVPRDGADYVVLTSKTGVELAADGGWKPGDATLCAIGEATADACRDASWTVDLVPAEYTSSGLVAALDGEIDGARVEVARSDHGSAVLTDGLNDAGAYVHETVLYELVVPAAAGDSVELAADGDLDAALFSSSLTVEHWLDEAEARGVREAALAGLNDAVVGCIGPPTRETAESRGVDVDVVPADADFEQLARAVRDEL, encoded by the coding sequence ATGACCGGGCCGAACGTCGCGGTGTTCCGGCCGGACGACGACCGGCTCGCGGACGCGACCGAGCTGCTCGAATCGCTGGACGCCGACCCTGTCACGGACCCGATGCTCGCCGTGGAGCCGACCGGCGAGGTCCCGCGAGACGGCGCCGACTACGTGGTTCTCACGAGCAAGACCGGCGTCGAACTCGCCGCCGACGGCGGCTGGAAGCCCGGCGACGCGACGCTCTGCGCGATCGGCGAGGCGACCGCCGACGCCTGCCGGGACGCGAGCTGGACGGTCGACCTCGTGCCCGCGGAGTACACGAGCAGCGGGCTCGTCGCCGCACTCGACGGCGAGATCGACGGCGCTCGCGTCGAGGTCGCGCGCTCGGATCACGGCTCCGCGGTGCTCACGGACGGTCTGAACGACGCCGGCGCGTACGTCCACGAGACGGTTCTCTACGAACTCGTCGTGCCCGCCGCGGCCGGCGACTCGGTCGAACTCGCCGCGGACGGCGACCTCGACGCCGCGCTGTTCTCGTCGTCGCTGACCGTCGAGCACTGGCTCGACGAGGCCGAAGCCCGCGGCGTCCGGGAGGCCGCTCTCGCCGGCCTGAACGACGCCGTCGTCGGCTGCATCGGGCCGCCGACGCGCGAGACTGCCGAATCTCGGGGTGTGGACGTGGACGTCGTCCCCGCGGACGCGGACTTCGAGCAGCTGGCGCGCGCGGTCCGCGACGAGCTCTGA
- a CDS encoding DHH family phosphoesterase, producing the protein MDAPVPELQSRAAACADALEDADSVLLASHIDADGLTSAGIAATALERAGIPHDVVFSKQLDDEEIAGIAARDHDTVLFTDFGSGQLDAITDHERAGEFTPVIADHHQPADADTQFHLNPLLEGVDGGKELSGAGAAYVLARALLGEDATDLAALAVVGAVGDRQTVDGELVGANTQIAAEGVDAGVLDTAKDLTLYGTQTRPLPKLLEYASEVYVPGITNDENGAVRFLDGLDLELHDGGDWRTWADLSHDERQTVVSALLKRAVRHGVSSEDVTKLVGKTYTLTAEEPGTELRDASEFSTLLNATARYERADVGLAVCLGERGEPLEAARGLLREHRRNLSEGLSWVKREGVTVEDDLQWFHAEDRIRETIVGIVAGMALGSDATESDRPIVGFGYKNDEETKVSARGTSRLVDRGLDLSEVMSEASQAVGGDGGGHTVAAGATVPRGREQEFLEAVSDVLADQL; encoded by the coding sequence ATGGACGCTCCGGTCCCGGAACTCCAGTCGCGGGCGGCAGCGTGCGCTGACGCACTCGAAGACGCCGACTCCGTCCTCCTCGCGTCGCACATCGACGCCGACGGCCTGACGAGCGCGGGCATCGCCGCCACCGCGCTCGAACGCGCCGGCATCCCCCACGACGTCGTCTTCTCGAAGCAGCTCGACGACGAGGAGATCGCGGGCATCGCGGCCCGCGACCACGACACGGTGCTGTTCACGGACTTCGGGAGCGGACAGCTGGACGCGATCACGGACCACGAGCGCGCTGGCGAGTTCACGCCCGTAATCGCCGACCACCACCAGCCCGCCGACGCGGACACCCAGTTCCACCTGAATCCGCTGCTCGAGGGCGTAGACGGTGGAAAGGAGCTCTCTGGCGCGGGCGCGGCGTACGTGCTCGCGCGAGCCCTGCTCGGCGAGGACGCGACGGACCTCGCGGCGCTCGCGGTCGTCGGCGCGGTCGGTGACCGCCAGACCGTCGACGGCGAGCTCGTCGGCGCGAACACGCAGATTGCCGCAGAAGGCGTCGACGCGGGCGTGCTCGACACGGCGAAGGACCTCACGCTGTACGGCACGCAGACCCGGCCGCTCCCGAAGCTCCTGGAGTACGCCAGCGAGGTGTACGTTCCCGGCATCACGAACGACGAGAACGGCGCCGTGCGCTTCCTCGACGGCCTCGACCTGGAACTCCACGACGGCGGCGACTGGCGGACGTGGGCGGACCTCTCCCACGACGAGCGCCAGACCGTCGTGAGCGCGCTGCTGAAGCGCGCGGTCCGCCACGGCGTCTCCAGCGAGGACGTGACGAAGCTCGTCGGGAAGACGTACACGCTCACGGCCGAAGAGCCCGGGACCGAGCTGCGGGACGCAAGCGAGTTCTCCACGCTGCTGAACGCGACGGCGCGCTACGAGCGCGCGGACGTCGGGCTCGCGGTCTGTCTCGGGGAGCGTGGCGAGCCACTGGAGGCGGCCCGTGGCCTCCTGCGCGAGCACCGCCGGAACCTCTCGGAGGGGCTGTCGTGGGTGAAACGCGAGGGCGTCACCGTCGAGGACGACCTCCAGTGGTTCCACGCCGAGGACCGCATCCGTGAGACCATCGTCGGCATCGTCGCGGGGATGGCGCTGGGCAGCGACGCCACGGAGAGCGACCGCCCGATCGTCGGGTTCGGGTACAAGAACGACGAGGAGACGAAGGTCTCGGCGCGCGGCACGTCCCGGCTCGTGGACCGGGGCCTCGACCTCTCCGAGGTGATGAGCGAGGCCTCGCAGGCGGTCGGCGGCGACGGCGGCGGGCACACGGTCGCCGCGGGCGCAACCGTCCCGCGCGGCCGCGAGCAGGAGTTCCTCGAAGCAGTGAGCGACGTGCTCGCCGACCAGCTATAG
- a CDS encoding cation:proton antiporter, with amino-acid sequence MAEELLLEFGIALTVLAVFGAVARRFDQPVIPAYIAAGVLVGPYAPTSVATVSLQLVSESAVVETLAEVGIVLLLFFLGLEFDVGTLVRNRRRLSAVGGIDLLVNAAVGVALGLAFGFGPVGVFLVAGVVYISSSAIVTKALTDAGWLANPESEVILGTLVVEDLVIAVYLAVAAAIVGGGGDVESALATVVQSFVFLTALAGAAHYGTQYVDRAFGVSADELFVLRVVGVTVLVGGVALSVGASEAVAAFFVGTAFSGTDLVHRIESLVVPLRDVFAAVFFFSVGLGTNLLVVADVWLLLAVAVLATTAAKLASGYASGRVYGLDDRRSARVGLGLVARGEFSLIIATLAATSANEAIRTVVPAFAVGYVIAMSFVGSLAVQYGAALSAAFDAWVGERQSL; translated from the coding sequence ATGGCCGAGGAACTCTTACTCGAGTTCGGCATCGCGCTCACCGTGCTCGCCGTCTTCGGCGCCGTGGCACGCCGGTTCGACCAGCCGGTCATCCCCGCGTATATCGCCGCCGGCGTCCTCGTCGGCCCGTACGCGCCGACGAGCGTCGCGACAGTCTCCCTCCAGCTGGTCTCCGAGAGCGCGGTTGTCGAGACCCTCGCCGAGGTCGGTATCGTCCTCCTGTTGTTCTTCCTCGGGCTGGAGTTCGACGTCGGGACGCTCGTGCGGAACCGCCGGCGGCTCTCGGCGGTCGGCGGCATCGACCTCCTGGTGAACGCCGCCGTCGGCGTCGCGCTCGGACTGGCGTTCGGGTTCGGACCGGTCGGCGTCTTCCTCGTCGCGGGCGTCGTCTACATCTCCTCGAGCGCCATCGTCACGAAGGCGCTGACGGACGCGGGCTGGCTCGCGAACCCCGAGAGCGAGGTGATTCTCGGGACGCTCGTCGTCGAGGACCTCGTCATCGCTGTCTACCTCGCCGTCGCCGCGGCCATCGTCGGCGGCGGCGGAGACGTCGAGAGCGCGCTCGCGACCGTCGTCCAGTCGTTCGTCTTCCTCACGGCGCTGGCGGGCGCCGCCCACTACGGCACTCAGTACGTCGACCGGGCGTTCGGCGTCAGCGCGGACGAGCTGTTCGTGCTTCGCGTGGTCGGCGTCACCGTCCTCGTCGGCGGCGTGGCGCTGTCGGTCGGCGCGAGCGAGGCGGTCGCGGCGTTCTTCGTCGGCACCGCGTTCAGCGGCACCGACCTCGTCCACCGCATCGAGAGCCTCGTCGTGCCGCTCCGGGACGTGTTCGCGGCGGTGTTCTTCTTCTCGGTCGGCCTCGGCACGAATCTCCTCGTGGTCGCGGACGTCTGGCTGCTGCTCGCGGTCGCCGTGCTCGCGACGACCGCCGCGAAGCTCGCGAGCGGGTACGCCAGCGGCCGCGTCTACGGGCTGGACGACCGACGTTCGGCCCGCGTCGGGCTCGGGCTGGTGGCGCGCGGCGAATTCTCGCTCATCATCGCGACGCTCGCCGCGACGAGCGCGAACGAGGCGATTCGAACTGTCGTGCCGGCGTTCGCGGTCGGCTACGTCATCGCGATGAGCTTCGTCGGGTCGCTGGCGGTCCAGTACGGCGCGGCGCTCTCGGCCGCTTTCGACGCGTGGGTCGGCGAGCGACAGTCGCTATAG
- a CDS encoding cation:proton antiporter regulatory subunit, with translation MVIYEADVPGVGKRYEVETGGGERAVVIVHHDGKRELFRRSSPDADAEKLFEFGAEEARQVATSLEGTDFQPLDLEDIGVPLGGAVIEWTEVPEGSPVAGETMGEAHLGKLAGVTVAAIQRGDETFGNPGAETTLEAGDILVSIGSRAEQDALDELLETGTVEESD, from the coding sequence ATGGTCATCTACGAGGCGGACGTTCCCGGGGTCGGGAAGCGGTACGAGGTCGAGACGGGCGGCGGGGAGCGAGCCGTCGTCATCGTCCACCACGACGGGAAGCGCGAGCTGTTCCGGCGGAGCAGCCCGGACGCGGACGCCGAGAAGCTCTTCGAGTTCGGCGCCGAGGAGGCCCGGCAGGTCGCGACCTCGCTGGAGGGAACGGACTTCCAGCCGCTGGACCTCGAGGACATCGGCGTGCCGCTGGGCGGCGCCGTCATCGAGTGGACGGAAGTCCCGGAGGGCTCGCCGGTCGCGGGCGAGACGATGGGCGAGGCGCACCTCGGCAAGCTGGCCGGCGTGACCGTCGCGGCCATCCAGCGCGGCGACGAGACGTTCGGGAACCCGGGCGCCGAAACCACGCTCGAAGCCGGGGACATCCTCGTCTCCATCGGGTCGCGGGCCGAGCAGGACGCGCTAGACGAACTCTTGGAGACGGGGACGGTCGAGGAGTCCGACTGA
- a CDS encoding DUF5783 family protein produces the protein MSDLTPEEFEEQKYVDYFPKLQTAYKSAFETMNEAFDSELVHGIDQTILAESEPHYEGDGEFTVELPDDPLDKLEGVVTSDEKAQHVLDRYLEELRAELRSQFGVDDE, from the coding sequence ATGAGCGACCTGACGCCCGAGGAGTTCGAGGAGCAGAAGTACGTCGACTACTTCCCGAAGCTCCAGACCGCGTACAAGAGCGCCTTCGAGACGATGAACGAGGCGTTCGACTCGGAGCTCGTCCACGGCATCGATCAGACGATTCTCGCCGAGAGCGAACCCCACTACGAGGGCGACGGCGAGTTCACCGTCGAACTCCCCGACGACCCCCTGGACAAGCTGGAGGGCGTCGTCACGTCCGACGAGAAGGCCCAGCACGTCCTCGACCGCTACCTCGAAGAACTCCGCGCGGAGCTGCGCTCGCAGTTCGGCGTCGACGACGAGTAA